Proteins encoded together in one Dethiosulfovibrio salsuginis window:
- a CDS encoding BCCT family transporter translates to MSSKKSNSVFIISMGITLAVVLWGLVAPNSFGAFAGSMFTVLTDKFGWGYLLSMNIFVVFCLFIASSRFGKVKLGPNDSKPEFSTVSWFAMLFSAGMGVGLVFYGAAEPIYHFGSPPFGADPGSVQAARDAMRISFFHWGLHPWAGYSVIALALAFFQFRKNSPGLISSVFLPLVGEKGINGPFGKTVDILAIFATLAGITTSLGLGTLQLNSGLNYVFGLPKTLFIQISIIAVLAVLYTGSAVLGIEKGIKKVADFNLLICGILMLGLFLVGPTLTIVESLMTGIGDYLSNVVSQSFTMAPYGGEYKGFLASWSLYYWAWWIAWAPFVGSFVARISRGRTIREFVAGVLVVPSLGSFTWFAIFGTSALDLEINKGIEISQKILADMSTGVFEMYSNYAMGTVMSVLMVVLITTFFVTSANSGTFVLSMYSTQGDLNPPKNKMAIWGFLMATLAVVLLATGGLQNLQTISLAAAPPFSIIMVLACYCLYKGLLAEEAEGKL, encoded by the coding sequence ATGAGCTCAAAGAAAAGCAACTCGGTCTTCATAATATCCATGGGGATAACCTTGGCGGTGGTCCTCTGGGGTCTGGTCGCCCCGAACAGCTTCGGTGCATTCGCCGGATCGATGTTCACCGTCCTCACCGACAAGTTCGGATGGGGCTATCTCCTTTCGATGAACATCTTCGTCGTATTCTGCTTGTTTATAGCATCCAGCCGCTTCGGCAAGGTAAAGTTAGGTCCTAACGACTCGAAACCGGAGTTCAGCACCGTATCCTGGTTCGCCATGCTCTTTTCCGCCGGCATGGGTGTAGGACTGGTGTTCTACGGAGCAGCGGAGCCTATCTATCACTTCGGCTCGCCCCCTTTCGGCGCGGACCCCGGATCGGTCCAGGCAGCCAGAGACGCCATGAGGATATCCTTCTTTCACTGGGGGCTTCACCCCTGGGCGGGATACTCGGTTATAGCTCTGGCGTTGGCTTTCTTCCAGTTCCGTAAAAACTCTCCAGGGCTTATAAGCAGCGTCTTTCTGCCTCTGGTAGGCGAGAAAGGCATAAACGGCCCCTTCGGAAAGACCGTGGACATCCTGGCGATCTTCGCGACCTTAGCGGGCATAACCACCTCCCTGGGACTGGGGACTTTACAGCTTAACAGCGGCCTGAACTACGTCTTCGGACTTCCTAAAACCCTGTTCATACAGATATCCATAATCGCTGTGCTGGCGGTTCTCTACACCGGCTCGGCGGTTCTGGGAATCGAGAAGGGAATCAAAAAAGTCGCCGACTTCAACCTGCTCATCTGCGGCATACTGATGCTAGGGCTTTTCCTGGTAGGACCGACCCTCACTATAGTGGAATCCCTGATGACCGGAATAGGCGACTACCTATCCAACGTAGTATCCCAGAGCTTCACCATGGCACCTTACGGCGGCGAGTACAAAGGATTCCTGGCCAGCTGGTCGCTTTACTACTGGGCATGGTGGATTGCGTGGGCTCCTTTCGTAGGATCCTTCGTGGCCCGTATATCCAGAGGCAGAACCATCCGTGAGTTCGTCGCTGGAGTCCTGGTGGTTCCCTCACTGGGCAGCTTCACCTGGTTCGCCATCTTTGGAACCTCCGCGCTGGACCTTGAGATCAACAAAGGCATCGAGATATCCCAGAAAATCCTGGCCGATATGTCCACAGGGGTCTTCGAGATGTACTCCAACTACGCCATGGGAACGGTTATGTCGGTGTTGATGGTGGTCCTGATAACCACCTTCTTCGTCACCTCCGCCAACTCGGGAACCTTCGTCCTCTCCATGTACTCGACCCAGGGCGACCTTAACCCTCCCAAAAACAAGATGGCCATATGGGGATTTCTCATGGCGACTTTGGCTGTGGTCCTTCTGGCCACCGGTGGGCTCCAGAACCTACAGACCATATCCCTGGCTGCGGCTCCTCCTTTCTCCATAATAATGGTGCTGGCCTGCTACTGTCTCTACAAAGGGTTGCTCGCCGAAGAAGCAGAGGGAAAACTTTAG
- a CDS encoding glycine/betaine/sarcosine/D-proline family reductase selenoprotein B: protein MTKKAIHYINQFFGQVGGEEAADSKPIFHSELVGCSNMLNQMMPDVEVTHTIVCGDNYVTNHTDAALEEILGWLEKQEFDVFFAGPAFMAGRYGVGCGLVCKAVKERFDVPVITSMNEENPGVEQFKTEAYVFQGGRKATFMKDDMGKMAAFAQKIVKGEELKPAAEEGYFPRGVRFEIPHPEGTMAADRVIDMLVKKLKGESFQSELVIPKMDKIPPAPAVKDLSKMKIALVSSSGVVPVENPDRIQSASATKWGKYNISELDKLPEGVFKTIHAGFDPAAMCAVPDRGIPVDAMRFWEKEGKFGKLHDYFYVTVGTGTTQAYAAKFGKEIAADLKEAGVDAVVLTSTUGTCTRCGATMGKEIERAGFPVVVMCNLIDVAKTVGSNRMVQTVSVPYPLGDPDMSPEDDWALRKHRVEVALNSLATEVEEPTVFPTKI from the coding sequence ATGACTAAAAAAGCGATTCACTACATCAACCAGTTTTTCGGTCAGGTAGGAGGAGAGGAAGCGGCAGACTCTAAGCCGATATTCCACTCCGAGCTAGTGGGCTGCTCCAACATGCTCAACCAGATGATGCCAGACGTTGAGGTCACCCACACCATAGTCTGCGGCGACAACTACGTCACAAACCACACCGATGCCGCCCTGGAGGAGATCCTGGGCTGGCTGGAGAAGCAGGAGTTCGACGTGTTCTTCGCAGGCCCCGCCTTCATGGCAGGCCGCTACGGTGTAGGCTGCGGCCTGGTCTGCAAAGCGGTAAAAGAGCGTTTTGACGTACCGGTTATAACCTCCATGAACGAGGAAAACCCAGGAGTCGAGCAGTTCAAGACCGAGGCCTACGTCTTCCAGGGGGGCAGAAAAGCCACCTTCATGAAAGACGACATGGGTAAAATGGCCGCCTTCGCCCAGAAGATCGTCAAAGGCGAGGAGCTGAAGCCCGCCGCTGAGGAAGGGTATTTCCCAAGAGGCGTTCGCTTCGAGATCCCCCATCCTGAGGGAACCATGGCAGCCGACCGAGTCATCGACATGCTGGTGAAAAAGCTCAAGGGCGAGAGTTTCCAGTCCGAGCTGGTCATACCCAAGATGGACAAGATCCCTCCCGCTCCGGCGGTCAAGGACCTGAGCAAGATGAAGATAGCTCTGGTATCCTCCAGCGGAGTGGTGCCGGTGGAGAACCCCGACAGAATCCAGTCCGCCTCCGCCACCAAGTGGGGCAAGTACAACATATCCGAACTGGACAAACTTCCTGAGGGCGTCTTCAAGACGATCCACGCCGGCTTCGACCCGGCGGCCATGTGCGCCGTCCCGGACAGAGGGATTCCCGTGGACGCCATGAGGTTCTGGGAGAAAGAGGGCAAGTTCGGCAAGCTTCACGATTACTTCTACGTCACGGTCGGAACCGGAACCACCCAGGCCTACGCCGCCAAGTTCGGCAAAGAGATCGCCGCGGACCTCAAAGAGGCGGGAGTGGACGCTGTCGTCCTCACCTCCACCTGAGGAACCTGCACTCGTTGCGGTGCAACGATGGGAAAAGAGATAGAGAGAGCCGGATTCCCTGTGGTGGTTATGTGTAACCTTATAGACGTCGCCAAGACCGTCGGATCCAACAGAATGGTCCAAACCGTTTCGGTCCCCTACCCTCTGGGAGATCCTGACATGAGCCCCGAAGACGACTGGGCACTCAGGAAACACCGTGTAGAGGTCGCCCTAAACTCTCTGGCCACCGAGGTCGAAGAGCCAACGGTCTTCCCGACGAAGATCTAG
- a CDS encoding glycine/sarcosine/betaine reductase component B subunit, producing MRLEMGNFHVKDIVFGDTLSYSNGVLTVNKEELLNFVKEEEPGITTADLRIVRPGDKVRLCPVKEAIEMRCKVSGKSTGIFPGVTSPMAQAGNGRTHALKGCSLIVVGEHMGGFQDGVIDMAGKYQDNTIFGNMVNLVFVADTNEDFERFEQQKKNKSLRWGGMKLAEYIGQCVKDLEPEDMEVFDLPPVTERSAEVNGLPGVVYVLQPQTQMETMGYNTLIYGWDGNHMLPTFMHPNELLDGCMVSGSFMPTSSKISTYEFSVNPMVKKLMEQHGKTINFLGVIMSNLNVKMNEKDRCAKMLAQMASNLGAVGAVVAEEGYGNPDVDYTAALVELEKIGIKTVGISDEATGRDGGSQPLVSMNPMTDALVSTGNVSQLYELEAMEVIGELEALARDGNSGGWEGSIHEDGTVSMENNGVFCCNHISGFSKKTCADF from the coding sequence ATGAGACTTGAAATGGGTAACTTTCACGTCAAGGATATCGTCTTCGGAGATACCCTGTCCTACTCCAACGGCGTTTTGACGGTCAACAAAGAGGAGCTCCTTAACTTCGTCAAGGAGGAAGAGCCGGGAATCACCACCGCAGACCTCAGGATAGTCCGCCCGGGAGACAAAGTCAGGCTCTGCCCGGTAAAAGAGGCCATCGAGATGAGATGCAAAGTCTCTGGCAAAAGCACCGGAATCTTCCCTGGGGTGACCTCTCCTATGGCCCAAGCGGGGAACGGCAGAACCCACGCCCTCAAAGGCTGTAGCCTTATCGTCGTAGGCGAGCACATGGGTGGCTTCCAGGACGGAGTCATCGACATGGCGGGCAAGTACCAGGACAACACCATTTTCGGTAACATGGTCAACCTGGTATTCGTAGCTGACACCAACGAGGACTTCGAGAGGTTCGAGCAGCAGAAGAAAAACAAATCCCTTCGCTGGGGCGGCATGAAGCTAGCGGAGTACATAGGCCAGTGCGTCAAGGACCTGGAGCCCGAGGACATGGAGGTCTTCGACCTTCCCCCTGTCACAGAGAGATCCGCCGAGGTCAACGGCCTTCCCGGAGTGGTCTACGTTCTTCAGCCTCAGACTCAGATGGAGACTATGGGTTACAACACCCTTATCTACGGATGGGACGGCAACCACATGCTCCCCACCTTCATGCACCCCAACGAGCTTCTCGACGGTTGCATGGTGTCCGGCAGTTTCATGCCCACATCGTCCAAAATATCCACCTACGAGTTCTCCGTAAACCCCATGGTCAAAAAGCTCATGGAGCAGCACGGCAAAACCATAAACTTCCTGGGCGTTATAATGTCCAACCTTAACGTCAAGATGAACGAAAAGGACCGTTGTGCCAAGATGCTCGCCCAGATGGCCTCCAACCTCGGTGCCGTAGGCGCGGTAGTCGCCGAGGAAGGCTACGGCAACCCCGACGTGGACTACACCGCCGCCCTGGTGGAACTGGAGAAAATCGGAATTAAGACCGTAGGCATCTCCGACGAGGCTACCGGACGGGACGGAGGATCTCAGCCTCTGGTCTCCATGAACCCCATGACCGACGCCCTGGTATCCACCGGCAACGTCTCCCAGCTCTACGAACTGGAGGCCATGGAGGTCATAGGCGAGCTTGAGGCCCTGGCTAGAGACGGAAACTCCGGCGGATGGGAAGGCTCTATCCACGAGGACGGAACGGTCTCCATGGAGAACAACGGTGTGTTCTGTTGCAACCACATCAGCGGCTTTTCTAAGAAGACCTGTGCTGACTTTTAG
- the grdA gene encoding glycine/sarcosine/betaine reductase complex selenoprotein A, which yields MGKLAGKKVLLLGERDGVPAPAMEEALKNSGAEVVFAATECFVUTAAGAMDLQNQQRIKDSIDKFGAENLVVILGSSDPEGAEIYAETVTAGDPTYAGPLAGVQAGLSVYHVLENDIKEEADPQLWEEQIGMMEMVLEVEAICQAVSGIRAEHGKYAL from the coding sequence GTGGGCAAGTTAGCGGGCAAGAAGGTCCTGCTCCTTGGCGAAAGAGACGGAGTTCCGGCACCGGCAATGGAGGAGGCCCTCAAAAACTCTGGGGCCGAGGTAGTCTTCGCCGCAACCGAATGCTTCGTCTGAACCGCCGCAGGAGCCATGGATCTGCAGAATCAGCAGAGGATCAAAGACAGCATCGACAAGTTCGGCGCTGAGAACCTGGTGGTCATACTCGGAAGTTCCGACCCTGAAGGGGCGGAGATCTACGCCGAGACGGTGACCGCAGGAGATCCCACCTACGCAGGTCCTTTGGCAGGAGTCCAGGCTGGACTCTCGGTTTATCACGTGCTTGAGAACGATATCAAAGAGGAAGCTGACCCCCAGCTTTGGGAGGAGCAGATCGGCATGATGGAGATGGTGCTTGAGGTCGAGGCTATATGCCAGGCCGTCAGCGGGATCCGGGCGGAACACGGCAAATACGCCCTTTAG
- a CDS encoding response regulator — protein sequence MITLVLADDHELFLEGLKDILTKEEDLKIVGLARNGKEALEMVLKHHPDVVVMDLTMPEMNGVEATRRIRSTMEDVKVLALSMHADKRFLAEILKAGATGYALKEGSSAEFIQAIRTVSDGDIYLTPKITSILVKDYLRLLDVAIPSPVSRLSDREKEVLAMLVKGESSRIIASDLHISKNTVDTHRRKIMEKMECGSIAELTRLAIREGLVDLT from the coding sequence GTGATCACCTTGGTTCTCGCCGACGACCACGAGCTATTCCTAGAGGGGCTAAAGGACATTCTAACCAAAGAAGAGGACCTGAAGATAGTGGGGCTAGCAAGAAACGGCAAGGAGGCGTTGGAGATGGTCCTTAAACACCATCCAGACGTGGTCGTCATGGACCTCACCATGCCGGAGATGAACGGCGTCGAGGCCACCAGACGGATAAGGTCCACCATGGAGGACGTCAAGGTCCTGGCCCTTTCGATGCACGCCGACAAAAGATTTTTGGCGGAGATATTGAAAGCCGGGGCGACGGGCTACGCCCTCAAGGAGGGAAGCTCCGCCGAGTTCATCCAGGCCATAAGGACGGTCTCCGACGGGGATATCTATCTCACCCCTAAGATAACCTCCATACTGGTGAAAGACTACCTCAGGCTTTTGGACGTAGCTATACCGTCGCCGGTTTCCAGGCTCTCGGACAGAGAGAAAGAGGTATTAGCCATGCTGGTCAAGGGAGAGAGCTCCAGGATAATCGCCTCGGACCTCCACATCAGCAAAAACACCGTGGACACCCACAGGAGAAAGATAATGGAGAAGATGGAGTGCGGCTCTATAGCGGAGCTGACCAGGCTGGCCATCAGAGAGGGCCTGGTGGACCTCACGTAA
- a CDS encoding sensor histidine kinase, with translation MTTEDRGLNDLSYRIFFERTFDPISLYKVEEDGTVRFLDINPAYERVMGVEKKNVVGKTFFEVWPDVESCWHEIIKECVTSQGSVHCESHCEDVKKYLEAIAFPILPDRASVIFLDRTRWKKSEEKLREKQKKLLEYREELRSLAARLTLSEEETRRSIAGQIHDSIGYSLVSLLHSLQHLKKTGCTVEQLDHAIDSVESIIGQSRELIFQVSPPTLYDLGLNPALESLAEHLLSPKGISYDFQGGNLVHQADDQICVLLYQMTRELLINVIKHSRATHVSIRVHRGPSKIQVVVEDNGIGFPKPFTLKWGRLKGFGLFSIRERLHPIGGSVQVISEPGKGATIAMTAPLKMPLEEGANPS, from the coding sequence ATGACCACCGAGGACAGAGGTCTAAACGACCTGTCGTACAGGATATTCTTCGAACGGACCTTCGACCCTATCTCCCTTTACAAAGTGGAAGAAGACGGAACGGTTCGTTTTCTCGACATAAACCCCGCCTACGAGAGGGTCATGGGGGTAGAGAAGAAAAACGTCGTAGGGAAAACCTTCTTCGAGGTCTGGCCCGACGTTGAGTCATGCTGGCACGAAATTATCAAAGAATGCGTCACGTCCCAGGGATCGGTCCACTGCGAAAGCCACTGCGAGGACGTAAAAAAGTATCTGGAGGCTATAGCCTTTCCCATCCTTCCCGACAGGGCTTCGGTTATCTTTCTCGACCGCACCAGGTGGAAAAAATCGGAGGAAAAGCTACGGGAAAAGCAGAAAAAGCTGCTGGAGTACCGAGAGGAACTCAGAAGCCTGGCGGCGAGGCTTACCTTATCGGAAGAGGAGACCAGGAGATCTATAGCGGGACAGATACACGACTCTATAGGATATTCACTGGTATCCCTCCTCCATAGCCTGCAACACCTGAAGAAAACGGGCTGCACAGTGGAACAGCTTGACCATGCCATCGATTCGGTGGAGTCCATCATAGGCCAAAGCCGCGAGCTTATATTCCAGGTGAGCCCTCCGACCCTCTACGACCTAGGCCTTAACCCGGCCCTGGAGTCCCTGGCGGAACACCTTCTATCCCCTAAAGGCATAAGCTACGATTTTCAGGGAGGAAACCTGGTTCATCAGGCGGACGACCAGATATGCGTACTCCTCTATCAGATGACCAGAGAGCTGCTTATAAACGTCATAAAGCACTCCCGTGCCACTCACGTATCGATCAGGGTACACAGAGGCCCCAGCAAAATCCAGGTGGTGGTGGAGGACAACGGTATAGGCTTTCCCAAGCCCTTCACCTTGAAGTGGGGACGACTCAAGGGCTTCGGCCTGTTCAGCATAAGGGAGAGACTACACCCTATAGGTGGATCGGTACAGGTCATATCGGAACCGGGAAAAGGAGCGACTATAGCCATGACAGCTCCTCTTAAAATGCCTTTAGAGGAAGGGGCGAACCCGTCGTGA
- the thrC gene encoding threonine synthase produces the protein MVFFRFTCTSCGKATEEEALRCPLCDEPMDVEADLPSSFPPVKPKETLMERFRDFFPFADPRSDLSLGEGFTPLVDMEALGRSFGLSSLWAKNEGANPTWSFKDRGTLTGVIHAMEMGYDRIGTVSTGNMAASVAAYGARAGIETVVLVNKGLPREKLGPIAMYGPRLIKVDGDYGRLYHESLRIGKKLGIYFINSDAPFRVIGSKTISYEIWEQLNRSVPDWVVVPVSAGGNLRGIVQGFVDLVSMGLLNRLPRFLVVQAEGCSPIVKAFEEGAEKVRRFDSPHTVAHAIENPFPPSGNQVLRLVRANGWSCKAVSEDSIIEAQRALAFNGLFVQPASAVALAGLKKAMADGTVEQGQSAALILTGAGLKYTAVFGQHDLSWTQCSLDKLEKALR, from the coding sequence ATGGTTTTTTTCAGGTTTACCTGTACCAGCTGTGGAAAAGCTACGGAAGAGGAGGCCCTGAGATGCCCTCTCTGCGACGAGCCGATGGACGTGGAGGCGGACCTGCCGAGTTCCTTTCCCCCTGTGAAACCGAAAGAGACTCTGATGGAAAGGTTCAGGGATTTTTTCCCCTTCGCCGATCCTAGATCCGATCTGTCTTTAGGAGAGGGATTCACCCCTCTTGTGGACATGGAGGCCCTGGGGCGGTCTTTTGGACTTTCCTCCCTGTGGGCGAAAAACGAGGGGGCCAACCCTACCTGGTCCTTTAAAGACAGGGGCACCTTGACGGGGGTCATACACGCCATGGAGATGGGATACGACCGCATCGGCACAGTGTCCACCGGGAACATGGCGGCGTCGGTGGCGGCCTACGGAGCCAGGGCGGGGATAGAGACGGTCGTCCTGGTCAACAAAGGGCTCCCTCGGGAGAAGCTGGGGCCTATCGCCATGTACGGACCGAGGCTGATAAAGGTGGACGGAGACTACGGAAGGCTCTATCACGAGAGTCTGAGGATCGGGAAAAAGCTAGGGATATACTTCATAAACTCCGACGCTCCTTTCAGGGTGATAGGATCTAAAACCATATCCTACGAGATTTGGGAGCAGCTAAATCGGTCGGTGCCGGACTGGGTGGTGGTGCCGGTGAGCGCAGGAGGCAATCTGAGGGGCATAGTTCAGGGCTTCGTCGACTTGGTGTCTATGGGACTTTTGAACCGTCTACCCAGGTTTTTGGTGGTTCAGGCGGAGGGCTGTTCTCCGATCGTAAAGGCCTTTGAGGAGGGAGCGGAAAAAGTCCGGCGATTCGACTCTCCCCACACCGTCGCTCACGCTATAGAGAACCCCTTTCCTCCCAGCGGAAACCAGGTTTTGAGGCTGGTCAGAGCTAACGGCTGGAGTTGCAAAGCGGTATCGGAGGATTCGATAATAGAGGCACAGAGAGCTCTCGCTTTCAACGGACTTTTCGTCCAGCCCGCTTCGGCGGTTGCCCTCGCAGGGCTCAAGAAGGCCATGGCCGACGGTACCGTCGAGCAGGGCCAGTCTGCCGCACTGATCCTCACCGGTGCCGGTCTGAAGTACACCGCCGTCTTCGGTCAGCACGATCTCAGCTGGACCCAGTGTTCGCTGGATAAACTGGAAAAGGCCCTGAGATAG
- a CDS encoding sulfurtransferase TusA family protein, whose translation MSDFTVDARGLSCPQPVMETKKALDKTPKGKVTVLVDTETARNNVDRFGKSKGWDSTCESTSDGYKITFSR comes from the coding sequence ATGAGCGATTTTACCGTAGACGCCAGAGGGCTCTCCTGCCCTCAGCCGGTTATGGAGACAAAAAAGGCCCTTGATAAAACCCCGAAGGGCAAGGTAACCGTCCTGGTGGACACCGAGACAGCCAGAAACAACGTCGATCGATTCGGGAAGAGCAAAGGATGGGACAGCACCTGCGAATCGACCTCCGACGGGTACAAAATAACCTTCTCCCGGTGA
- the yedE gene encoding YedE family putative selenium transporter — translation MMKGLDKILLSRMGPIIAGIAVGILAPLLVHLGNPGNMGICVACFERDIAGALGFHRAAVVQYLRPEIMGILLGAFISAMIFGEYRPRSGSSPVVRFLLGVFAMIGALIFLGCPWRGYLRLAGGDWNALYGLAGLFVGIGIGIFFLWRGFSLGRAHVGEKGSGLMMPFLAIVLLALLVMAPKFGAEGTGPIFFSEGGPGSMKAPWIIALIVGGLIGWMAQRSRFCTVGSVRDLFMLKDGHLFNGIIALLVAALATNFVLGLFKPGFVGQPVAHTDSLWNFLGMVMAGLAFTLAGGCPGRQIIMSGEGDGDAAVFVLGMIVGAGVAHNFSLASSPKGITPFAPAAWALGMAFCLAVGFFMARKID, via the coding sequence ATGATGAAAGGATTGGATAAGATACTTCTGTCCAGGATGGGACCGATAATAGCGGGAATCGCAGTAGGAATTTTAGCTCCCCTGCTGGTCCATCTGGGAAACCCGGGCAACATGGGAATATGCGTGGCCTGCTTCGAGAGGGACATCGCGGGAGCCCTGGGCTTTCACCGAGCCGCGGTGGTCCAGTACCTCCGACCGGAGATAATGGGAATACTTTTAGGCGCCTTTATATCCGCCATGATCTTCGGCGAGTATCGCCCCAGGTCGGGGTCCTCGCCGGTGGTTCGGTTCCTCCTTGGGGTGTTCGCCATGATAGGAGCCCTCATATTCCTGGGATGCCCCTGGAGGGGATACCTCCGACTGGCAGGAGGGGACTGGAACGCACTCTACGGTCTGGCGGGACTCTTCGTCGGGATAGGTATAGGCATATTCTTCCTATGGAGGGGCTTCAGCCTGGGCAGGGCCCACGTAGGCGAAAAAGGATCGGGCCTTATGATGCCCTTTTTGGCGATCGTCCTGCTGGCCCTTCTCGTTATGGCCCCTAAGTTCGGCGCCGAAGGAACAGGCCCTATATTCTTCTCAGAAGGTGGCCCCGGCTCCATGAAAGCACCGTGGATAATAGCCCTCATCGTAGGGGGACTTATAGGCTGGATGGCTCAGAGGAGCCGCTTCTGCACAGTAGGGTCGGTTAGAGACCTTTTCATGCTGAAAGACGGTCACCTGTTTAACGGCATTATAGCCCTTCTGGTTGCCGCCTTAGCGACTAACTTCGTTCTGGGGCTCTTCAAGCCCGGATTCGTCGGACAGCCTGTCGCCCACACCGACTCTCTCTGGAACTTCCTGGGAATGGTCATGGCAGGGCTGGCCTTCACCTTAGCTGGAGGATGTCCGGGAAGACAGATCATAATGAGCGGCGAGGGAGACGGAGACGCCGCGGTTTTCGTCCTAGGCATGATAGTGGGAGCTGGAGTGGCCCACAACTTCAGCCTGGCCAGCTCCCCTAAAGGCATAACCCCCTTCGCCCCGGCAGCATGGGCCCTGGGAATGGCCTTCTGCCTGGCGGTGGGCTTCTTCATGGCCCGTAAGATAGACTAG
- a CDS encoding DUF3343 domain-containing protein — MGCLATFDVTSMAIMFERVCRKDGLKVKVVPVPRSLSSSCGLACEYPCEDEAKIKAICEDREIDVVEWHNL, encoded by the coding sequence ATGGGTTGTCTGGCGACTTTTGACGTCACAAGCATGGCCATAATGTTCGAGAGGGTCTGTCGAAAAGACGGGCTGAAGGTCAAGGTAGTTCCCGTTCCCAGGAGTCTTTCGTCGAGCTGTGGACTGGCCTGTGAGTATCCCTGCGAGGACGAGGCTAAGATCAAGGCTATATGCGAGGATAGGGAGATCGACGTGGTTGAGTGGCATAATCTTTGA
- a CDS encoding translation initiation factor, protein MAKGKKLDLSSHEPLRDDQGPFAQAALSLGFSPTAPEREDRLAEEVKDGSKPCLSGQTVGLRIERKGRKGKTVTVVDGLKLKEDDLNRLAKELRKAIGCGSSVEGPSVVLQGDNRERIGSWLRSKGVRVNF, encoded by the coding sequence ATGGCTAAAGGCAAAAAGTTAGATCTATCCTCCCATGAGCCCCTCCGTGACGATCAGGGGCCTTTCGCACAGGCCGCCCTTTCCCTGGGCTTCTCTCCGACGGCTCCAGAGCGGGAGGATCGGCTTGCCGAAGAGGTTAAAGACGGCTCAAAGCCCTGCCTCTCCGGCCAAACCGTAGGGCTGAGGATAGAGAGAAAAGGCAGGAAGGGCAAGACCGTCACAGTCGTAGATGGGCTCAAACTGAAGGAAGACGATCTGAACAGACTGGCAAAGGAGCTCCGAAAGGCCATAGGCTGTGGCTCTTCGGTGGAGGGGCCCTCGGTGGTCCTACAGGGGGATAACAGAGAGAGAATAGGATCCTGGCTTCGTTCAAAAGGGGTCAGGGTCAACTTTTGA